The DNA region ACTTGGGGTCGCATTTGCATATTGCTTTCTAAAATTGAACGGGAGGCCAACATATTTGAGCGCTTTGGAATCTCGAAAGTGCTCTATTCCCACATTACCAGTGTCGATAAATCGATGAGGGGCAAGGGATTGGGCTCCCGACTCGCCACCACTTTGATGGAGGTGGGCCGATCCAAGGGATTCCCGGTCATGGTGGCCTATTGCACGAGCTTCTTTTCCGCCCGCCAGAAGGAAGCCCTGGGGATGCAATGCATCCACTCCCTCACCTATGCCGACTACAAGGACGCTCAAGGACGACCGATCTTCACACCCGCTGCGCCAAACACAATGGCCCGGGTTATGGCCATTAAACTTTGAGGTTGATAAAACTTTTATAATT from Drosophila subpulchrella strain 33 F10 #4 breed RU33 chromosome 2L, RU_Dsub_v1.1 Primary Assembly, whole genome shotgun sequence includes:
- the LOC119546998 gene encoding dopamine N-acetyltransferase-like; protein product: MSSNTKDGITIRIMTVEDYKNVKAFMKDDFFLSEPLCQSTGESVHQQNEKDNDEYHLSMIAQGTCLVAIDENNGGRLVGFVLAGAQYPEDIEQHRIEAEAMEQHTWGRICILLSKIEREANIFERFGISKVLYSHITSVDKSMRGKGLGSRLATTLMEVGRSKGFPVMVAYCTSFFSARQKEALGMQCIHSLTYADYKDAQGRPIFTPAAPNTMARVMAIKL